The Catharus ustulatus isolate bCatUst1 chromosome 15, bCatUst1.pri.v2, whole genome shotgun sequence genome has a window encoding:
- the FNIP1 gene encoding folliculin-interacting protein 1 isoform X1, protein MPPTLFQKLFNKKHGLISPARDARDDCVFSWPLPEFDPSQIRLIVYQDCERRGRNVLFDSSAKRKIEDVSVSKLCSDAQVRVFGKCCQLKPGGDSSSSLDSSINSSSSFSDPKEQCPKYQGSRCSSDANMLGEMMFGSVAMSYKGSTLKIHQIRSPPQLMLSKVFTARTGSSIYGSLNTLQDSLEFINQDSHTLKPDHSTIMNGLLGNIGLSQLCSPRRAFSEQGPLRLIRSASFFAVHSNPMDMPGREQNEDRDSGIARSASLSSLLITPFPSPGSSFNKSCASSYQRRWRRSQTTSLENGVFPRWSMDESFNLSDDSSGPNPGIVRKKKIAIGVIFSLSRDEDENNKFNEFFFSHFPLFESHMNKLKSAIEQAMKMSRRSADASQRSLAYNRIVDALNEFRTTICNLYTMPRIGEPVWLTMMSGTPEKNQLCHRFMKEFTFLMENASKNQFLPALLTAVLTNHLAWVPTVMPNGQPPIRIFLEKHSSQSVDMLAKTHPYNPLWAQLGDLYGAIGSPVRLAKTVVVGKRHDLVQRLLYFLTYFIRCSELQETHLLENGEDEAIVMPGTVITTTLEKGEVEESEYVLVTMHKNRGNLLPTESEEMRTPNCSCKYCRCPISLAQNIEGVAQQERENMQSTPKVELESSSDENRTIIPEDGQEDAVDVTQPRPCLDTKLETVVCTGSALPEKCMGTESCLEPTASMWRSEDVLEPGIQVGGGTRTSGIAVEKKPPDKLFMDMFPCSTAEAQTKVTFLIGDSMSPDSDIELRSQVVVEQIARHHSPPAVEAGVSVDQNCEAKQTVEDQNRVCGTAESFPQVSSVHQSWNPNPYSAESMSLFDEYFTDDSSVETRTIDDIPGQAATNLLAHNSSLEFSKKLCTKACKPPSAFCKFMDSVRQETYKNCLNEQDQREKISIHVPHGDRENAEKKVAPGIDWDIPRNESSDSALGDSESEDTGHDLTRLGSNYYGGEQEDWAEEYEIPFPGSKLVEVNSVQPSIANFGRSLLGGYCSSYVPDFVLQGIGSDEKLRHCLVSDLSHAVQHPVLDEPIAEAVCIIADTDKWTVQVASSQRRMIENKLGKEVLVSSLVSNLLHSTLQLYKHNLSPNFCVMHLEDRLQELYFKSKMLSEYLKGQMRVHVKELGMVLGIESSDLPLLAAVASTHSPYVAQILL, encoded by the exons ctgGCCTTTGCCAGAGTTTGACCCAAGCCAGATCCGACTGATCGTGTATCAGGACTGTGAAAGAAGAGGACGGAATGTCTTATTTGATTCCAgtgctaaaagaaaaatagaggaTGTTTCAGTGTCG aaactcTGCAGCGATGCTCAAGTGAGAGTTTTTGGGAAATGTTGCCAACTAAAGCCTGGAGGAGACAGCTCTTCTTCCTTGGATAGTTCAATCAATTCATCCTCCTCGTTCTCTGATCcaaaagaacaatgcccaaaATACCAG GGTTCTCGGTGCTCCTCAGATGCCAACATGCTTGGAGAGATGATGTTTGGCTCTGTGGCCATGAGCTACAAGGGCTCCACATTGAAAATTCATCAGATCCG ctcccctccccagctgatGCTCAGCAAGGTGTTCACAGCTCGCACAGGTAGCAGCATCTATGGCAGTCTGAACAC GTTGCAGGACAGTCTTGAGTTCATTAATCAAGACAGCCATACATTAAAGCCTGACCACAGTACAATTATGAATGGACTTCTTGGGAATATAG GTCTTTCCCAGCTTTGCAGCCCCAGGCGGGCATTCTCAGAGCAAGGTCCGCTCCGCCTCATCCGGAGCGCCTCTTTCTTTGCAg TTCATAGCAACCCTATGGATATGCCTGGGAGAGAGCAGAATGAGGACAGAGACAGTGGTATAGCAAGATCTG CATCTCTTAGCAGTCTGCTCATCACTCCGTTTCCATCTCCGGGCTCCTCATTTAAcaagagctgtgccagcagctaCCAGCGGCGTTGGCGTCGCAGCCAGACAACCAGTTTGGAGAACGGGGTCTTCCCTCGATG GTCCATGGATGAAAGCTTCAACTTGTCAGATGACAGCTCCGGTCCAAACCCAGGAATTGTTAGGAAGAAAAAGATAGCAATTGGGGTTATTTTTTCACTCTCAAGAGATGAAGATGAAAACAACAAATTTAACGAGTTCTTTTTTTCACACTTCCCTCTTTTTGAGAGTCACATGAACAAACTGAAGAGTGCAATAGAACAG GCCATGAAAATGAGTCGGAGATCAGCTGATGCCAGCCAGCGGAGCTTGGCGTATAATAGAATTGTGGATGCCCTAAATGAGTTCAG aACAACTATTTGCAATCTCTACACAATGCCACGGATTGGGGAGCCTGTCTGGCTCACCATGATGTCGGGGACACCAGAGAAGAACCAGCTATGCCATCGCTTCATGAAGGAGTTCACTTTCTTGATGGAAAATGCTTCTAAAAATCA gTTTTTACCAGCTTTGCTGACTGCAGTGCTGACTAATCACCTGGCCTGGGTTCCCACTGTCATGCCCAATGGCCAGCCACCCATAAGAATCTTCCTGGAGAAGCATTCTTCCCAGAGTGTGGACATGCTGGCCAAAACTCATCCCTACAACCCGCTGTGGGCTCAGCTTG GTGACCTGTATGGGGCCATTGGATCACCTGTGAGATTAGCGAAAACAGTTGTGGTTGGCAAAAGACATGACCTGGTCCAGAGGTTGCTTTATTTCCTCACTTACTTCATCAGATGCTCTGAACTTCAAGAGACACACCTTTTGGAAAACGGGGAAGATGAAGCCATTGTCATGCCTGGCACTGTTATCACTACCAcactggagaaaggagaagtgGAAGAGTCTGAGTATGTGCTTGTCACAATGCATAAGAACAGGGGTAACTTGCTACCCACTGAATCTGAAGAGATGAGAACTCCCAACTGCAGCTGTAAATATTGCAGATGTCCCATTTCCCTTGCACAGAACATAGAAGGTGTTGCAcagcaagagagagaaaacatgcAAAGCACTCCTAAGGTAGAGCTGGAATCTTCTTCAGATGAGAACAGAACCATCATTCCTGAGGATGGCCAGGAAGATGCTGTGGATGTGACACAACCAAGGCCCTGCCTGGATACCAAACTAGAGACTGTGGTGTGCACAGGGTCAGCTTTGCCTGAGAAATGCATGGGAACAGAATCTTGTTTGGAGCCAACAGCAAGCATGTGGAGGAGTGAGGatgtgctggagccaggcaTCCAGGTGGGAGGTGGGACAAGAACATCCGGGATTGCTGTGGAGAAGAAGCCGCCTGATAAGCTCTTCATGGACATGTTTCcatgcagcactgctgaggctcAGACAAAGGTGACTTTCCTCATTGGAGATTCCATGTCACCTGATTCAGACATTGAACTGAGGAGTCAGGTAGTAGTGGAACAAATTGCCAGGCATCACAGCCCGCCAGCAGTGGAGGCAGGAGTGTCTGTTGATCAGAACTGTGAAGCTAAACAAACTGTTGAGGACCAAAATAGAGTCTGTGGGACAGCTGAATCCTTTCCTCAAGTTTCTAGTGTGCATCAGAGCTGGAACCCAAACCCATACAGTGCTGAGAGCATGAGTCTGTTTGATGAATATTTCACTGATGACAGTTCAGTTGAAACCCGGACTATTGATGATATTCCAGGGCAAGCAGCTACAAACCTTCTTGCTCACAACAGTAGTTTAGAATTTTCTAAAAAGCTGTGTACAAAGGCTTGCAAACCACCTAGTGCATTTTGTAAATTTATGGACTCTGTTCGACAAGAGACCTACAAAAACTGCTTGAATGAGCAGGACCAAAGAGAGAAAATCTCTATTCATGTCCCCCATGGGGacagagaaaatgcagagaaaaaggtTGCCCCAGGAATTGATTGGGACATTCCAAGAAATGAGAGTTCAGACAGCGCCCTGGGTGACAGTGAAAGTGAGGATACAGGCCATGATCTAACTAGACTGGGCAGTAACTATTATGGAGGAGAGCAAGAAGACTGGGCAGAGGAATATGAGATTCCCTTCCCTGG GTCAAAATTAGTTGAAGTCAACTCTGTCCAGCCCAGTATCGCCAATTTTGGAAGATCTTTACTAGGAGGCTACTGTTCATCTTACGTGCCTGACTTTGTTTTGCAAGGAATAGGAAGTGATGAAAAGCTGAGACACTGTTTGGTGTCAGATTTGTCTCATGCTGTGCAG CACCCTGTTCTGGACGAGCCCATTGCAGAAGCTGTCTGCATTATTGCAGACACGGACAAATGGACGGTGCAAGTGGCCAGTAGCCAGAGGCGAATGATTGAGAATAAACTAGGAAAAGAAGTGTTAGTCTCCAGTCTCGTCTCCAACCTACTTCATTCCACTCTTCAGCTTTACAAGCATAATTTATCTCCAAACTTT TGTGTGATGCACCTGGAAGATCGACTGCAAGAGCTCTACTTCAAAAGCAAGATGCTGTCTGAGTATCTCAAGGGCCAGATGAGAGTCCACGTCAAGGAGCTAGGCATGGTGCTGGG GATTGAATCCAGCGACCTCCCCTTGCTGGCAGCTGTAGCAAGCACTCACTCTCCGTACGTTGCCCAGATACTACTTTAA
- the FNIP1 gene encoding folliculin-interacting protein 1 isoform X3 has translation MPPTLFQKLFNKKHGLISPARDARDDCVFSWPLPEFDPSQIRLIVYQDCERRGRNVLFDSSAKRKIEDVSVSKLCSDAQVRVFGKCCQLKPGGDSSSSLDSSINSSSSFSDPKEQCPKYQGSRCSSDANMLGEMMFGSVAMSYKGSTLKIHQIRSPPQLMLSKVFTARTGSSIYGSLNTLQDSLEFINQDSHTLKPDHSTIMNGLLGNIVHSNPMDMPGREQNEDRDSGIARSASLSSLLITPFPSPGSSFNKSCASSYQRRWRRSQTTSLENGVFPRWSMDESFNLSDDSSGPNPGIVRKKKIAIGVIFSLSRDEDENNKFNEFFFSHFPLFESHMNKLKSAIEQAMKMSRRSADASQRSLAYNRIVDALNEFRTTICNLYTMPRIGEPVWLTMMSGTPEKNQLCHRFMKEFTFLMENASKNQFLPALLTAVLTNHLAWVPTVMPNGQPPIRIFLEKHSSQSVDMLAKTHPYNPLWAQLGDLYGAIGSPVRLAKTVVVGKRHDLVQRLLYFLTYFIRCSELQETHLLENGEDEAIVMPGTVITTTLEKGEVEESEYVLVTMHKNRGNLLPTESEEMRTPNCSCKYCRCPISLAQNIEGVAQQERENMQSTPKVELESSSDENRTIIPEDGQEDAVDVTQPRPCLDTKLETVVCTGSALPEKCMGTESCLEPTASMWRSEDVLEPGIQVGGGTRTSGIAVEKKPPDKLFMDMFPCSTAEAQTKVTFLIGDSMSPDSDIELRSQVVVEQIARHHSPPAVEAGVSVDQNCEAKQTVEDQNRVCGTAESFPQVSSVHQSWNPNPYSAESMSLFDEYFTDDSSVETRTIDDIPGQAATNLLAHNSSLEFSKKLCTKACKPPSAFCKFMDSVRQETYKNCLNEQDQREKISIHVPHGDRENAEKKVAPGIDWDIPRNESSDSALGDSESEDTGHDLTRLGSNYYGGEQEDWAEEYEIPFPGSKLVEVNSVQPSIANFGRSLLGGYCSSYVPDFVLQGIGSDEKLRHCLVSDLSHAVQHPVLDEPIAEAVCIIADTDKWTVQVASSQRRMIENKLGKEVLVSSLVSNLLHSTLQLYKHNLSPNFCVMHLEDRLQELYFKSKMLSEYLKGQMRVHVKELGMVLGIESSDLPLLAAVASTHSPYVAQILL, from the exons ctgGCCTTTGCCAGAGTTTGACCCAAGCCAGATCCGACTGATCGTGTATCAGGACTGTGAAAGAAGAGGACGGAATGTCTTATTTGATTCCAgtgctaaaagaaaaatagaggaTGTTTCAGTGTCG aaactcTGCAGCGATGCTCAAGTGAGAGTTTTTGGGAAATGTTGCCAACTAAAGCCTGGAGGAGACAGCTCTTCTTCCTTGGATAGTTCAATCAATTCATCCTCCTCGTTCTCTGATCcaaaagaacaatgcccaaaATACCAG GGTTCTCGGTGCTCCTCAGATGCCAACATGCTTGGAGAGATGATGTTTGGCTCTGTGGCCATGAGCTACAAGGGCTCCACATTGAAAATTCATCAGATCCG ctcccctccccagctgatGCTCAGCAAGGTGTTCACAGCTCGCACAGGTAGCAGCATCTATGGCAGTCTGAACAC GTTGCAGGACAGTCTTGAGTTCATTAATCAAGACAGCCATACATTAAAGCCTGACCACAGTACAATTATGAATGGACTTCTTGGGAATATAG TTCATAGCAACCCTATGGATATGCCTGGGAGAGAGCAGAATGAGGACAGAGACAGTGGTATAGCAAGATCTG CATCTCTTAGCAGTCTGCTCATCACTCCGTTTCCATCTCCGGGCTCCTCATTTAAcaagagctgtgccagcagctaCCAGCGGCGTTGGCGTCGCAGCCAGACAACCAGTTTGGAGAACGGGGTCTTCCCTCGATG GTCCATGGATGAAAGCTTCAACTTGTCAGATGACAGCTCCGGTCCAAACCCAGGAATTGTTAGGAAGAAAAAGATAGCAATTGGGGTTATTTTTTCACTCTCAAGAGATGAAGATGAAAACAACAAATTTAACGAGTTCTTTTTTTCACACTTCCCTCTTTTTGAGAGTCACATGAACAAACTGAAGAGTGCAATAGAACAG GCCATGAAAATGAGTCGGAGATCAGCTGATGCCAGCCAGCGGAGCTTGGCGTATAATAGAATTGTGGATGCCCTAAATGAGTTCAG aACAACTATTTGCAATCTCTACACAATGCCACGGATTGGGGAGCCTGTCTGGCTCACCATGATGTCGGGGACACCAGAGAAGAACCAGCTATGCCATCGCTTCATGAAGGAGTTCACTTTCTTGATGGAAAATGCTTCTAAAAATCA gTTTTTACCAGCTTTGCTGACTGCAGTGCTGACTAATCACCTGGCCTGGGTTCCCACTGTCATGCCCAATGGCCAGCCACCCATAAGAATCTTCCTGGAGAAGCATTCTTCCCAGAGTGTGGACATGCTGGCCAAAACTCATCCCTACAACCCGCTGTGGGCTCAGCTTG GTGACCTGTATGGGGCCATTGGATCACCTGTGAGATTAGCGAAAACAGTTGTGGTTGGCAAAAGACATGACCTGGTCCAGAGGTTGCTTTATTTCCTCACTTACTTCATCAGATGCTCTGAACTTCAAGAGACACACCTTTTGGAAAACGGGGAAGATGAAGCCATTGTCATGCCTGGCACTGTTATCACTACCAcactggagaaaggagaagtgGAAGAGTCTGAGTATGTGCTTGTCACAATGCATAAGAACAGGGGTAACTTGCTACCCACTGAATCTGAAGAGATGAGAACTCCCAACTGCAGCTGTAAATATTGCAGATGTCCCATTTCCCTTGCACAGAACATAGAAGGTGTTGCAcagcaagagagagaaaacatgcAAAGCACTCCTAAGGTAGAGCTGGAATCTTCTTCAGATGAGAACAGAACCATCATTCCTGAGGATGGCCAGGAAGATGCTGTGGATGTGACACAACCAAGGCCCTGCCTGGATACCAAACTAGAGACTGTGGTGTGCACAGGGTCAGCTTTGCCTGAGAAATGCATGGGAACAGAATCTTGTTTGGAGCCAACAGCAAGCATGTGGAGGAGTGAGGatgtgctggagccaggcaTCCAGGTGGGAGGTGGGACAAGAACATCCGGGATTGCTGTGGAGAAGAAGCCGCCTGATAAGCTCTTCATGGACATGTTTCcatgcagcactgctgaggctcAGACAAAGGTGACTTTCCTCATTGGAGATTCCATGTCACCTGATTCAGACATTGAACTGAGGAGTCAGGTAGTAGTGGAACAAATTGCCAGGCATCACAGCCCGCCAGCAGTGGAGGCAGGAGTGTCTGTTGATCAGAACTGTGAAGCTAAACAAACTGTTGAGGACCAAAATAGAGTCTGTGGGACAGCTGAATCCTTTCCTCAAGTTTCTAGTGTGCATCAGAGCTGGAACCCAAACCCATACAGTGCTGAGAGCATGAGTCTGTTTGATGAATATTTCACTGATGACAGTTCAGTTGAAACCCGGACTATTGATGATATTCCAGGGCAAGCAGCTACAAACCTTCTTGCTCACAACAGTAGTTTAGAATTTTCTAAAAAGCTGTGTACAAAGGCTTGCAAACCACCTAGTGCATTTTGTAAATTTATGGACTCTGTTCGACAAGAGACCTACAAAAACTGCTTGAATGAGCAGGACCAAAGAGAGAAAATCTCTATTCATGTCCCCCATGGGGacagagaaaatgcagagaaaaaggtTGCCCCAGGAATTGATTGGGACATTCCAAGAAATGAGAGTTCAGACAGCGCCCTGGGTGACAGTGAAAGTGAGGATACAGGCCATGATCTAACTAGACTGGGCAGTAACTATTATGGAGGAGAGCAAGAAGACTGGGCAGAGGAATATGAGATTCCCTTCCCTGG GTCAAAATTAGTTGAAGTCAACTCTGTCCAGCCCAGTATCGCCAATTTTGGAAGATCTTTACTAGGAGGCTACTGTTCATCTTACGTGCCTGACTTTGTTTTGCAAGGAATAGGAAGTGATGAAAAGCTGAGACACTGTTTGGTGTCAGATTTGTCTCATGCTGTGCAG CACCCTGTTCTGGACGAGCCCATTGCAGAAGCTGTCTGCATTATTGCAGACACGGACAAATGGACGGTGCAAGTGGCCAGTAGCCAGAGGCGAATGATTGAGAATAAACTAGGAAAAGAAGTGTTAGTCTCCAGTCTCGTCTCCAACCTACTTCATTCCACTCTTCAGCTTTACAAGCATAATTTATCTCCAAACTTT TGTGTGATGCACCTGGAAGATCGACTGCAAGAGCTCTACTTCAAAAGCAAGATGCTGTCTGAGTATCTCAAGGGCCAGATGAGAGTCCACGTCAAGGAGCTAGGCATGGTGCTGGG GATTGAATCCAGCGACCTCCCCTTGCTGGCAGCTGTAGCAAGCACTCACTCTCCGTACGTTGCCCAGATACTACTTTAA
- the FNIP1 gene encoding folliculin-interacting protein 1 isoform X2 — protein sequence MLPSWPLPEFDPSQIRLIVYQDCERRGRNVLFDSSAKRKIEDVSVSKLCSDAQVRVFGKCCQLKPGGDSSSSLDSSINSSSSFSDPKEQCPKYQGSRCSSDANMLGEMMFGSVAMSYKGSTLKIHQIRSPPQLMLSKVFTARTGSSIYGSLNTLQDSLEFINQDSHTLKPDHSTIMNGLLGNIGLSQLCSPRRAFSEQGPLRLIRSASFFAVHSNPMDMPGREQNEDRDSGIARSASLSSLLITPFPSPGSSFNKSCASSYQRRWRRSQTTSLENGVFPRWSMDESFNLSDDSSGPNPGIVRKKKIAIGVIFSLSRDEDENNKFNEFFFSHFPLFESHMNKLKSAIEQAMKMSRRSADASQRSLAYNRIVDALNEFRTTICNLYTMPRIGEPVWLTMMSGTPEKNQLCHRFMKEFTFLMENASKNQFLPALLTAVLTNHLAWVPTVMPNGQPPIRIFLEKHSSQSVDMLAKTHPYNPLWAQLGDLYGAIGSPVRLAKTVVVGKRHDLVQRLLYFLTYFIRCSELQETHLLENGEDEAIVMPGTVITTTLEKGEVEESEYVLVTMHKNRGNLLPTESEEMRTPNCSCKYCRCPISLAQNIEGVAQQERENMQSTPKVELESSSDENRTIIPEDGQEDAVDVTQPRPCLDTKLETVVCTGSALPEKCMGTESCLEPTASMWRSEDVLEPGIQVGGGTRTSGIAVEKKPPDKLFMDMFPCSTAEAQTKVTFLIGDSMSPDSDIELRSQVVVEQIARHHSPPAVEAGVSVDQNCEAKQTVEDQNRVCGTAESFPQVSSVHQSWNPNPYSAESMSLFDEYFTDDSSVETRTIDDIPGQAATNLLAHNSSLEFSKKLCTKACKPPSAFCKFMDSVRQETYKNCLNEQDQREKISIHVPHGDRENAEKKVAPGIDWDIPRNESSDSALGDSESEDTGHDLTRLGSNYYGGEQEDWAEEYEIPFPGSKLVEVNSVQPSIANFGRSLLGGYCSSYVPDFVLQGIGSDEKLRHCLVSDLSHAVQHPVLDEPIAEAVCIIADTDKWTVQVASSQRRMIENKLGKEVLVSSLVSNLLHSTLQLYKHNLSPNFCVMHLEDRLQELYFKSKMLSEYLKGQMRVHVKELGMVLGIESSDLPLLAAVASTHSPYVAQILL from the exons ctgGCCTTTGCCAGAGTTTGACCCAAGCCAGATCCGACTGATCGTGTATCAGGACTGTGAAAGAAGAGGACGGAATGTCTTATTTGATTCCAgtgctaaaagaaaaatagaggaTGTTTCAGTGTCG aaactcTGCAGCGATGCTCAAGTGAGAGTTTTTGGGAAATGTTGCCAACTAAAGCCTGGAGGAGACAGCTCTTCTTCCTTGGATAGTTCAATCAATTCATCCTCCTCGTTCTCTGATCcaaaagaacaatgcccaaaATACCAG GGTTCTCGGTGCTCCTCAGATGCCAACATGCTTGGAGAGATGATGTTTGGCTCTGTGGCCATGAGCTACAAGGGCTCCACATTGAAAATTCATCAGATCCG ctcccctccccagctgatGCTCAGCAAGGTGTTCACAGCTCGCACAGGTAGCAGCATCTATGGCAGTCTGAACAC GTTGCAGGACAGTCTTGAGTTCATTAATCAAGACAGCCATACATTAAAGCCTGACCACAGTACAATTATGAATGGACTTCTTGGGAATATAG GTCTTTCCCAGCTTTGCAGCCCCAGGCGGGCATTCTCAGAGCAAGGTCCGCTCCGCCTCATCCGGAGCGCCTCTTTCTTTGCAg TTCATAGCAACCCTATGGATATGCCTGGGAGAGAGCAGAATGAGGACAGAGACAGTGGTATAGCAAGATCTG CATCTCTTAGCAGTCTGCTCATCACTCCGTTTCCATCTCCGGGCTCCTCATTTAAcaagagctgtgccagcagctaCCAGCGGCGTTGGCGTCGCAGCCAGACAACCAGTTTGGAGAACGGGGTCTTCCCTCGATG GTCCATGGATGAAAGCTTCAACTTGTCAGATGACAGCTCCGGTCCAAACCCAGGAATTGTTAGGAAGAAAAAGATAGCAATTGGGGTTATTTTTTCACTCTCAAGAGATGAAGATGAAAACAACAAATTTAACGAGTTCTTTTTTTCACACTTCCCTCTTTTTGAGAGTCACATGAACAAACTGAAGAGTGCAATAGAACAG GCCATGAAAATGAGTCGGAGATCAGCTGATGCCAGCCAGCGGAGCTTGGCGTATAATAGAATTGTGGATGCCCTAAATGAGTTCAG aACAACTATTTGCAATCTCTACACAATGCCACGGATTGGGGAGCCTGTCTGGCTCACCATGATGTCGGGGACACCAGAGAAGAACCAGCTATGCCATCGCTTCATGAAGGAGTTCACTTTCTTGATGGAAAATGCTTCTAAAAATCA gTTTTTACCAGCTTTGCTGACTGCAGTGCTGACTAATCACCTGGCCTGGGTTCCCACTGTCATGCCCAATGGCCAGCCACCCATAAGAATCTTCCTGGAGAAGCATTCTTCCCAGAGTGTGGACATGCTGGCCAAAACTCATCCCTACAACCCGCTGTGGGCTCAGCTTG GTGACCTGTATGGGGCCATTGGATCACCTGTGAGATTAGCGAAAACAGTTGTGGTTGGCAAAAGACATGACCTGGTCCAGAGGTTGCTTTATTTCCTCACTTACTTCATCAGATGCTCTGAACTTCAAGAGACACACCTTTTGGAAAACGGGGAAGATGAAGCCATTGTCATGCCTGGCACTGTTATCACTACCAcactggagaaaggagaagtgGAAGAGTCTGAGTATGTGCTTGTCACAATGCATAAGAACAGGGGTAACTTGCTACCCACTGAATCTGAAGAGATGAGAACTCCCAACTGCAGCTGTAAATATTGCAGATGTCCCATTTCCCTTGCACAGAACATAGAAGGTGTTGCAcagcaagagagagaaaacatgcAAAGCACTCCTAAGGTAGAGCTGGAATCTTCTTCAGATGAGAACAGAACCATCATTCCTGAGGATGGCCAGGAAGATGCTGTGGATGTGACACAACCAAGGCCCTGCCTGGATACCAAACTAGAGACTGTGGTGTGCACAGGGTCAGCTTTGCCTGAGAAATGCATGGGAACAGAATCTTGTTTGGAGCCAACAGCAAGCATGTGGAGGAGTGAGGatgtgctggagccaggcaTCCAGGTGGGAGGTGGGACAAGAACATCCGGGATTGCTGTGGAGAAGAAGCCGCCTGATAAGCTCTTCATGGACATGTTTCcatgcagcactgctgaggctcAGACAAAGGTGACTTTCCTCATTGGAGATTCCATGTCACCTGATTCAGACATTGAACTGAGGAGTCAGGTAGTAGTGGAACAAATTGCCAGGCATCACAGCCCGCCAGCAGTGGAGGCAGGAGTGTCTGTTGATCAGAACTGTGAAGCTAAACAAACTGTTGAGGACCAAAATAGAGTCTGTGGGACAGCTGAATCCTTTCCTCAAGTTTCTAGTGTGCATCAGAGCTGGAACCCAAACCCATACAGTGCTGAGAGCATGAGTCTGTTTGATGAATATTTCACTGATGACAGTTCAGTTGAAACCCGGACTATTGATGATATTCCAGGGCAAGCAGCTACAAACCTTCTTGCTCACAACAGTAGTTTAGAATTTTCTAAAAAGCTGTGTACAAAGGCTTGCAAACCACCTAGTGCATTTTGTAAATTTATGGACTCTGTTCGACAAGAGACCTACAAAAACTGCTTGAATGAGCAGGACCAAAGAGAGAAAATCTCTATTCATGTCCCCCATGGGGacagagaaaatgcagagaaaaaggtTGCCCCAGGAATTGATTGGGACATTCCAAGAAATGAGAGTTCAGACAGCGCCCTGGGTGACAGTGAAAGTGAGGATACAGGCCATGATCTAACTAGACTGGGCAGTAACTATTATGGAGGAGAGCAAGAAGACTGGGCAGAGGAATATGAGATTCCCTTCCCTGG GTCAAAATTAGTTGAAGTCAACTCTGTCCAGCCCAGTATCGCCAATTTTGGAAGATCTTTACTAGGAGGCTACTGTTCATCTTACGTGCCTGACTTTGTTTTGCAAGGAATAGGAAGTGATGAAAAGCTGAGACACTGTTTGGTGTCAGATTTGTCTCATGCTGTGCAG CACCCTGTTCTGGACGAGCCCATTGCAGAAGCTGTCTGCATTATTGCAGACACGGACAAATGGACGGTGCAAGTGGCCAGTAGCCAGAGGCGAATGATTGAGAATAAACTAGGAAAAGAAGTGTTAGTCTCCAGTCTCGTCTCCAACCTACTTCATTCCACTCTTCAGCTTTACAAGCATAATTTATCTCCAAACTTT TGTGTGATGCACCTGGAAGATCGACTGCAAGAGCTCTACTTCAAAAGCAAGATGCTGTCTGAGTATCTCAAGGGCCAGATGAGAGTCCACGTCAAGGAGCTAGGCATGGTGCTGGG GATTGAATCCAGCGACCTCCCCTTGCTGGCAGCTGTAGCAAGCACTCACTCTCCGTACGTTGCCCAGATACTACTTTAA